One part of the Anaeromyxobacter sp. Fw109-5 genome encodes these proteins:
- a CDS encoding YafY family protein, giving the protein MTPARRKRAEGAPGATGGARSGRAAPRSAKREAAADPAKPAPSPAKSAPRPATAAPRHDPRDRLRRVLFLVPYAVRHPGIPVKDLARRCGCTEKELLADLDFLLEVGSPPFAPDDFLDLYVEGDRVYVALHQSFSRPPRFTESEAAALAAAAQALGGEGRERSVKALRDSVPRDRRASFDELVGRIYAGAPPAPQSVLGRLQRAIAERRAVRLAYHSASRDAETERVVHPYTLAQRFGHWYLYGHDSARGKALAFRLDRIRSCEVTDDRFDPPSEAELARARLFSEAQGEPVRIQLGPLAAAWALARPGVRLVSRTEKGGAVVELPGASDEYGTRYALSLGGDAEVVAPPSARRHFEDAVRRTLARYR; this is encoded by the coding sequence GTGACGCCGGCGCGCCGCAAGAGGGCGGAGGGCGCGCCAGGCGCCACGGGCGGTGCCCGGTCCGGGCGCGCCGCGCCGCGCTCCGCCAAGCGCGAGGCCGCGGCGGACCCCGCCAAGCCCGCGCCGTCGCCGGCGAAGTCGGCGCCCAGGCCCGCCACCGCCGCGCCCAGGCACGACCCGCGCGATCGGCTCCGCCGCGTCCTGTTCCTCGTCCCCTACGCCGTGCGCCACCCCGGGATCCCGGTGAAGGATCTCGCGCGCCGGTGCGGGTGCACGGAGAAGGAGCTGCTCGCGGATCTCGACTTCCTCCTCGAGGTGGGGTCGCCGCCCTTCGCGCCCGACGACTTCCTCGACCTGTACGTCGAGGGCGATCGCGTCTACGTCGCGCTGCACCAGAGCTTCTCGCGCCCGCCGCGCTTCACGGAGAGCGAGGCCGCCGCGCTCGCGGCCGCCGCCCAGGCGCTCGGCGGCGAGGGGCGCGAGCGCTCGGTGAAGGCGCTGCGCGACTCGGTCCCGCGCGATCGGCGGGCCAGCTTCGACGAGCTCGTCGGGCGGATCTACGCCGGCGCGCCGCCCGCGCCGCAGTCGGTGCTGGGACGGCTCCAGCGCGCCATCGCCGAGCGCCGCGCCGTGCGGCTCGCGTACCACTCCGCCTCGCGCGACGCCGAGACCGAGCGCGTGGTCCACCCCTACACGCTCGCCCAGCGCTTCGGCCACTGGTACCTCTACGGCCACGACTCCGCGCGGGGGAAGGCGCTCGCGTTCCGGCTCGATCGGATCCGCTCCTGCGAGGTGACCGACGACCGGTTCGACCCGCCGTCCGAGGCGGAGCTCGCGCGGGCGCGGCTGTTCTCCGAGGCGCAGGGCGAGCCGGTCCGGATCCAGCTCGGGCCGCTCGCCGCGGCCTGGGCGCTCGCCCGGCCCGGCGTCCGTCTCGTGAGCCGGACCGAGAAGGGCGGGGCGGTGGTGGAGCTCCCGGGCGCGAGCGACGAATACGGGACCCGCTACGCGCTCTCGCTCGGTGGGGACGCCGAGGTGGTCGCGCCGCCGTCGGCGAGGCGTCACTTCGAGGACGCGGTGCGGCGGACCCTCGCCCGCTACCGGTAG
- a CDS encoding YafY family protein, with the protein MQKDQRLLDLAALLLKAAEPVSWREIQEQFPEDYGGRGEAAIRKFERDKAELLELGIPVRYAAGDEDLPAGYLIERDEFYLPDLRLPPEDLALLYLAGSAALASGTFPYARDLAHALNKLSFAARAPGASEAAGLAARQLSAPDDGEGMDAAARVEELSRAIAHVKRVHLVYLGAERRETTERDVDPYGLFQRGGAWFLAGWCHLRRAIRTFHLSRIVSLAVNASAPRTRDFVPRGDFSLAGFATRETWEYDVHAPVRCRIRLDPPVPAEVLASFGPRAKLLEDGGATVVEVEATNEEGLLRHVLALGDRAELLQPRPLREKARAVLAGIERRLA; encoded by the coding sequence ATGCAGAAGGACCAGCGGCTCCTCGACCTCGCGGCGCTCCTGCTCAAGGCCGCCGAGCCCGTCTCCTGGCGCGAGATCCAGGAGCAGTTCCCCGAGGACTATGGGGGGAGGGGCGAGGCCGCGATCCGCAAGTTCGAGCGGGACAAGGCCGAGCTGCTCGAGCTCGGCATCCCGGTCCGCTACGCCGCAGGGGACGAGGACCTCCCCGCCGGCTACCTGATCGAGCGGGACGAGTTCTACCTGCCCGACCTCCGGCTTCCCCCGGAGGACCTCGCCCTCCTCTACCTCGCCGGCTCGGCCGCGCTCGCGAGCGGGACGTTCCCCTACGCCCGAGACCTCGCGCACGCCCTCAACAAGCTCTCCTTCGCGGCGCGCGCGCCCGGGGCCTCGGAGGCGGCCGGCCTCGCCGCGCGCCAGCTCTCCGCCCCGGACGACGGCGAGGGCATGGACGCGGCGGCGCGCGTCGAGGAGCTCTCCCGCGCCATCGCCCACGTGAAGCGCGTGCACCTCGTGTACCTCGGCGCGGAGCGGCGCGAGACGACCGAGCGCGACGTGGATCCGTACGGTCTCTTCCAGCGGGGCGGCGCCTGGTTCCTGGCGGGCTGGTGCCACCTGCGCCGGGCGATCCGCACGTTCCACCTCTCGCGCATCGTGTCGCTCGCGGTGAACGCGTCCGCGCCGCGCACGCGGGACTTCGTGCCCCGCGGGGACTTCTCGCTCGCCGGGTTCGCCACCCGCGAGACGTGGGAGTACGACGTCCACGCCCCGGTCCGCTGCCGCATCCGCCTCGACCCGCCGGTGCCGGCCGAGGTGCTCGCCTCGTTCGGGCCCCGGGCGAAGCTGCTCGAGGACGGCGGCGCCACGGTGGTGGAGGTCGAGGCGACCAACGAGGAGGGGCTCCTGCGGCACGTGCTCGCGCTCGGGGACCGCGCGGAGCTGCTCCAGCCCAGGCCGCTGCGCGAGAAGGCGCGCGCGGTGCTCGCCGGGATCGAGCGGAGGCTCGCGTGA
- a CDS encoding ATP-binding protein, whose translation MRRVATRIFLTFAVALAAFGAVAVFAIVRLHDARRDLRLLSSGYLPLTRIAAQLETKDWVAARALEARALDRSARQAYLPVARAHFPALVREKIEEAKRVVADARLLAREDDARFLQDVEGRLQALGARWSEYDGKARALFDALEAGEGQDPSTAAAFEARAQEVRQLEKGLSLDVKLLQVALESQIADRVRAAERSEGRTVALIVIYSLIALGIGVGAALLSQRLLAPIQTLTEGVKAVAAGDLSRQVAVRSGDEIGLLAREFNAMAASLDRQQDELRRAERLAAVGRISAQITHEIRNPLNAIGLNAELLAEELAELDVPPREALQLVSAISREVDRLNGVAEEYLRFARLPKPALARQDLNEILSGLLDFLGPELAAARIELERALAAGLPAVQADEGQLRAVFLNLLRNSREAMPSGGTVTVRTRRVGDAIEAEVSDTGGGIPPGDLTRIFEAFYSTKERGTGLGLAFTRQVVVEHGGSIRCDSTVGQGTTFVVRLPAAADEPMEGPVEAASTR comes from the coding sequence ATGCGCCGCGTCGCCACCCGCATCTTCCTCACCTTCGCGGTGGCCCTCGCCGCCTTCGGCGCCGTGGCCGTGTTCGCGATCGTGCGGCTGCACGACGCACGGCGGGACCTCCGCCTGCTCTCCTCCGGCTACCTGCCGCTGACCCGCATCGCCGCCCAGCTGGAGACGAAGGACTGGGTCGCCGCCCGCGCCCTCGAGGCCCGGGCGCTCGACCGCTCCGCGAGGCAGGCCTACCTCCCCGTCGCGCGGGCGCACTTCCCGGCGCTCGTCCGGGAGAAGATCGAGGAGGCGAAGCGGGTGGTGGCCGACGCGCGGCTGCTCGCCCGCGAGGACGACGCGCGCTTCCTCCAGGACGTCGAGGGCCGCCTTCAGGCCCTGGGGGCGCGCTGGTCGGAGTACGACGGGAAGGCCCGCGCGCTCTTCGACGCGCTGGAGGCGGGCGAGGGCCAGGACCCGAGCACCGCGGCCGCCTTCGAGGCGCGCGCGCAGGAGGTCCGGCAGCTCGAGAAGGGTCTTTCACTGGACGTGAAGCTCCTGCAGGTGGCCCTGGAGAGCCAGATCGCCGACCGCGTGCGGGCGGCAGAGCGCTCGGAGGGCCGGACGGTCGCGCTCATCGTCATCTACTCGCTCATCGCGCTCGGCATCGGCGTCGGCGCGGCCCTGCTCTCGCAGCGCCTCCTCGCGCCCATCCAGACGCTCACCGAGGGCGTGAAGGCGGTCGCGGCGGGCGATCTCTCTCGCCAGGTCGCGGTCCGCAGCGGGGACGAGATCGGCCTGCTCGCGCGCGAGTTCAACGCGATGGCGGCCTCGCTCGACCGGCAGCAGGACGAGCTGCGGCGGGCCGAGCGGCTCGCCGCGGTGGGCCGCATCTCCGCCCAGATCACGCACGAGATCCGCAACCCGCTGAACGCCATCGGCCTCAACGCCGAGCTCCTCGCCGAGGAGCTCGCGGAGCTCGACGTCCCGCCCCGCGAGGCGCTCCAGCTCGTCTCGGCCATCTCGCGCGAGGTCGACCGGCTGAACGGCGTCGCCGAGGAGTACCTGCGGTTCGCGCGCCTCCCCAAGCCGGCCCTGGCGCGCCAGGACCTGAACGAGATCCTCTCCGGCCTGCTCGACTTCCTCGGCCCCGAGCTCGCGGCGGCTCGCATCGAGCTCGAGCGGGCGCTCGCGGCCGGCCTGCCGGCCGTGCAGGCGGACGAGGGGCAGCTCCGCGCCGTCTTCCTGAACCTCCTGCGCAACAGCCGGGAGGCCATGCCCTCGGGGGGCACCGTCACGGTGCGGACCCGTCGCGTGGGGGACGCGATCGAGGCGGAGGTCTCCGACACCGGCGGGGGGATCCCCCCAGGTGACCTGACGCGCATCTTCGAGGCGTTCTACTCGACGAAGGAGCGCGGGACCGGGCTCGGCCTCGCGTTCACCCGGCAGGTGGTCGTGGAGCACGGGGGCTCGATCCGCTGCGACAGCACGGTCGGGCAAGGGACCACGTTCGTCGTCCGCCTGCCGGCGGCGGCGGACGAACCGATGGAGGGGCCGGTGGAGGCGGCCAGCACGCGATGA
- a CDS encoding response regulator, which translates to MARVLIVDDTDIVRRALELAVRRMGHAAVSTSDAVEALALAREQPPDLALVDFRMPGMDGAALFHALRESLGERCPKILFVSATPPDEVAREVERIGRPAGYVKKPFHLDDLVKMVGEALA; encoded by the coding sequence TTGGCTCGCGTCCTCATCGTCGACGACACCGACATCGTGCGCCGCGCGCTGGAGCTCGCGGTGCGCCGGATGGGGCACGCCGCCGTGTCCACCTCCGACGCGGTCGAGGCGCTCGCCCTCGCCCGCGAGCAGCCCCCGGACCTGGCGCTCGTCGACTTCCGCATGCCGGGAATGGACGGCGCGGCGCTGTTCCACGCGCTGCGCGAGTCGCTCGGCGAGCGCTGCCCCAAGATCCTGTTCGTGTCGGCCACCCCGCCGGACGAGGTCGCGCGCGAGGTCGAGCGGATCGGCCGGCCGGCGGGCTACGTGAAGAAGCCGTTCCACCTGGACGACCTGGTGAAGATGGTGGGCGAGGCGCTGGCGTAG
- a CDS encoding DUF1054 family protein, with amino-acid sequence MRPNALGALMAGLGIGPSDFGLFEIDDPDARSAALEAKLQPKLADIGNHCVAGLSRVAGRGLFVHPGKVARRKGVAQDEALVTFCESPRGYRGLPYLAVVVTRDHLHARVGVKGDSPCREAMQRALTREAPALSRKGKPFRKLRSFNDWNFEELPELAPAHTPAFWQELADDLAPGADGLDVGIAWSREEARSLSLGDLLGVFRDLAPLFKLLANASEEAPRT; translated from the coding sequence GTGCGCCCAAACGCGCTGGGGGCGCTCATGGCAGGCCTCGGCATCGGCCCATCGGACTTCGGGCTCTTCGAGATCGACGATCCGGACGCGCGCTCCGCCGCGCTCGAGGCGAAGCTCCAGCCGAAGCTCGCCGACATCGGCAACCACTGCGTGGCCGGGCTGTCCCGCGTCGCCGGCCGGGGCCTCTTCGTGCACCCGGGGAAGGTGGCCCGCCGCAAGGGCGTCGCGCAGGACGAGGCGCTCGTGACCTTCTGCGAGAGCCCCCGGGGCTACCGCGGCCTGCCGTACCTCGCGGTGGTCGTCACCCGCGACCACCTCCACGCCCGGGTCGGCGTGAAGGGCGACTCCCCCTGCCGCGAGGCGATGCAGCGCGCGCTCACCCGCGAGGCGCCCGCCCTCTCCCGCAAGGGAAAGCCGTTCCGAAAGCTGCGCAGCTTCAACGACTGGAACTTCGAGGAGCTGCCCGAGCTCGCCCCGGCGCACACGCCGGCCTTCTGGCAGGAGCTCGCGGACGACCTCGCGCCCGGCGCCGACGGGCTCGACGTGGGCATCGCGTGGTCGCGCGAGGAGGCGCGGAGCCTCTCGCTCGGCGATCTGCTGGGCGTGTTCCGCGACCTCGCCCCGCTGTTCAAGCTGCTCGCGAACGCGTCCGAGGAAGCGCCGCGCACCTGA